A section of the Rossellomorea marisflavi genome encodes:
- a CDS encoding ATP-grasp domain-containing protein: MGKIHIIHENSEWTDHLIKRMDELGLDYEEWFLDKGMVDLTTAPPEGIFYNRISASSHTRDHRYAPELTESVLAWLELHGRKVLNGTRAIRLEVSKVNQYTALKKAGIAVPATIAAVGKEAIVDAAHRLGAPSFITKHNRAGKGLGVQLFHSIEALESYVNSEEFDEPLDGITLIQEYIKSPDSSITRCEFIGGEFIYAVRVDTSEGFELCPADACRIEDLACPVGERPKFEIIKDFDEDIIDAYKTFLKENEIAIAGIEFIRDGEGNLYTYDVNTNTNYNRDAEEKEGVFGMLELASYLGRELHQS, encoded by the coding sequence ATGGGAAAGATACATATCATTCATGAAAATAGCGAATGGACAGATCATTTGATTAAGAGGATGGACGAGCTTGGATTGGACTATGAAGAGTGGTTCTTAGATAAGGGAATGGTTGATTTGACTACAGCCCCACCTGAAGGGATCTTCTATAATCGGATCAGCGCTTCTTCCCACACGCGTGATCACCGCTATGCACCGGAGCTGACGGAAAGTGTGCTTGCGTGGCTCGAGCTTCACGGACGGAAGGTGTTGAATGGAACCAGGGCCATCCGCCTTGAAGTCAGCAAGGTCAATCAGTACACCGCTTTGAAGAAAGCAGGGATTGCCGTGCCGGCTACCATTGCGGCGGTAGGTAAAGAGGCCATCGTGGATGCTGCCCACCGTCTGGGTGCTCCTTCATTCATTACGAAGCATAACAGGGCAGGAAAGGGCCTTGGAGTTCAGTTATTCCACTCCATAGAAGCATTGGAGAGCTATGTGAACAGTGAAGAGTTCGATGAGCCACTGGACGGGATCACGCTCATCCAGGAATATATCAAGTCCCCGGATTCCAGCATCACACGCTGCGAATTCATTGGGGGAGAATTCATCTATGCAGTGAGGGTCGATACGTCCGAAGGCTTCGAGTTATGTCCGGCCGATGCGTGCCGCATCGAGGATCTTGCATGCCCAGTTGGGGAGAGGCCAAAGTTTGAAATAATCAAGGACTTTGATGAAGACATCATTGACGCATATAAGACTTTCTTGAAAGAGAATGAAATTGCCATCGCCGGTATTGAATTCATCCGTGATGGAGAAGGGAATTTATATACGTATGATGTGAACACCAATACGAACTATAACCGTGATGCAGAAGAGAAGGAAGGGGTGTTCGGGATGCTCGAACTTGCCTCATACCTTGGTAGGGAGCTTCACCAATCATAA